From a single Raphanus sativus cultivar WK10039 chromosome 3, ASM80110v3, whole genome shotgun sequence genomic region:
- the LOC108837997 gene encoding protein NPG1-like — protein MLENQSKEFSENAEEGEITRQLYANGLCMKTAEVEAKLDEGNIQEAESSLREGLSLNSEEARALLGRLEYQRGNLEGALRLFEGIDLQAAIQRLQASAPPPEKPVTKKNRPRDPPQQSASQHAASLVLEAIYLKAKSLQKLGRTTEAARECKSVLDSVEKVFQQGISEAQVDTRLQETVSHAVELLPALWKDSGDYQEAVSAYRRALLSQWNLDNDSCARIQKDFAVFLLHSGVEASPPSLGSQVEGSYIPRNNLEEAILLLMILVKKFNSGKAKWDPSVMEHLTFGLSLCSQTSVLAKQLEEVMPGVFTRVERWNNMALCYSAAGQTSTAINLLRKSLHKHEQPDDLVALLLAAKLCSEEPCLAAEGAGYAEKGINNAQGMDEHLKGVGLRMLGLCLGKQAKVPTSDFERSRLQSESLKALDGAIAFEHNNPDLIFELGVQYAEQRNLKAASRYAKEFIDVTGGSVLKGWRFLALVLSAQQRFSEAEVVTDAALDETAKWDQGPLLRLKAKLKISQSNPTEAVETYRYLLAVVQAQRKSFGPLRTLSQMEEDKVNEFEVWHGLAYLYSSLSHWNDVEVCLKKAGELKQYSASMLYTEGRMWEGRKEFQPALAAFLDGLLLENDSVPCKVAVGALLCERGKDHQPTLPVARSLLSDALRIDPTNRKAWYYLGMVHKHDGRIADATDCFQAASMLEESDPIENFSTIL, from the exons ATGCTCGAGAATCAATCCAAAGAGTTTAGTGAGAACGCAGAAGAAGGTGAGATCACGCGCCAGCTTTATGCAAATGGGCTCTGCATGAAAACAGCTGAAGTTGAAGCAAAGCTTGATGAAGGAAACATCCAAGAAGCTGAGTCTTCTTTGAGAGAAGGCTTATCACTCAACTCCgag GAAGCAAGAGCACTTCTTGGAAGACTAGAGTACCAAAGAGGGAATCTAGAAGGCGCGCTTCGTCTCTTTGAAGGTATTGACCTTCAAGCAGCCATCCAGAGATTACAGGCCTCTGCTCCTCCCCCTGAGAAGCCAGTCACTAAGAAAAACCGTCCCCGTGACCCACCGCAGCAATCGGCTTCACAGCATGCTGCTAGCTTAGTCCTTGAAGCTATCTACTTGAAAGCCAAGTCACTTCAAAAGCTTGGGAGAACAACCG AGGCTGCAAGAGAATGCAAAAGCGTTCTTGATTCCGTTGAGAAAGTCTTCCAGCAAGGGATATCCGAAGCTCAAGTAGACACAAGACTCCAAGAAACCGTTAGCCACGCCGTGGAGTTACTTCCAGCTCTATGGAAAGACTCTGGTGATTACCAAGAAGCTGTATCCGCTTATAGACGTGCGCTTTTGAGCCAATGGAACCTTGATAACGACTCTTGTGCGAGGATACAGAAAGACTTCGCAGTCTTTCTTCTACATTCCGGAGTAGAAGCGAGTCCACCGAGCTTAGGTTCTCAGGTGGAAGGCTCTTACATACCTAGAAACAACTTGGAAGAAGCCATTCTCCTTCTGATGATTCTCGTCAAGAAGTTCAACTCCGGGAAAGCGAAATGGGATCCGTCTGTGATGGAACACCTCACCTTTGGTTTATCTTTATGCAGTCAGACCTCGGTGCTCGCCAAGCAGCTTGAAGAGGTAATGCCTGGTGTGTTCACCCGTGTTGAGCGTTGGAACAACATGGCGCTTTGTTACAGCGCAGCGGGGCAAACGAGTACTGCAATCAACCTTCTTAGGAAGTCTCTGCATAAACACGAACAGCCTGATGATCTCGTGGCGCTTTTGCTAGCTGCTAAGCTCTGCAGCGAAGAGCCTTGTTTAGCTGCAGAAGGGGCCGGGTACGCGGAGAAGGGTATAAACAATGCTCAAGGGATGGATGAGCATTTGAAGGGAGTTGGTTTGAGGATGTTAGGGCTTTGTCTAGGGAAGCAAGCTAAAGTCCCCACGTCGGATTTCGAAAGGTCTAGGCTTCAGTCTGAGTCATTGAAGGCTTTGGATGGAGCTATAGCGTTTGAGCACAACAACCCTGACTTGATCTTTGAGTTAGGTGTTCAGTACGCTGAGCAGAGGAACTTGAAAGCTGCTTCACGTTACGCTAAAGAGTTCATCGATGTAACTGGAGGGTCGGTGTTGAAAGGGTGGAGGTTTCTGGCGCTTGTCTTGTCTGCTCAGCAACGGTTCTCAGAAGCTGAGGTTGTGACTGATGCTGCTTTGGATGAAACTGCCAAATGGGATCAAGGACCTTTGCTAAGACTTAAAGCTAAGCTGAAGATCTCTCAGTCGAATCCCACAGAAGCTGTTGAGACTTACCGTTATCTTCTAGCTGTGGTTCAAGCTCAAAGGAAATCTTTTGGACCGCTCAGAACTCTTTCACAG ATGGAGGAAGACAAAGTGAATGAGTTTGAAGTATGGCATGGCTTAGCTTATCTTTACTCAAGCCTTTCGCATTGGAACGATGTAGAAGTCTGTCTGAAGAAAGCTGGCGAGCTGAAACAATACTCTGCTTCAATGCTGTATACAGAAG GTAGAATGTGGGAAGGACGAAAGGAGTTTCAACCCGCTTTAGCAGCGTTCTTGGATGGTTTGTTACTAGAAAATGATTCGGTACCTTGCAAAGTAGCAGTTGGAGCATTGTTGTGTGAAAGAGGGAAAGATCACCAGCCAACACTTCCTGTGGCGAGAAGCTTGCTGTCTGATGCACTGAGGATCGATCCGACAAACCGAAAAGCTTGGTATTACTTAGGAATGGTACATAAGCATGATGGACGTATAGCTGATGCTACTGATTGCTTCCAAGCTGCTTCAATGCTTGAAGAATCTGATCCTATTGAAAACTTCTCAACCATTCTTTAA
- the LOC108831459 gene encoding uncharacterized protein LOC108831459 — MAWIAWSDLAKPKALGGLGFRDFQRFNEAALAKLSWRIFEKPDSLLSRILKGKYYPEGDILSCQPVSAISHGWRSVLVGRDLLIQNLGWVVGDGNDINIWSDPWLDHTMQLRPYGPAPAEYSHLTVADLRYENLILTIKPSLANAHDRKVWLGTKSGTYTSKSGYYFATAVAEGEDDTRTNAHSPWYKNVWNLKASPKVKMFAWKVLKRAVPVWRDAPFATSFEPRGITDLETSWSAICATPCLPPTGIISSQLGPWILWILWKERNRLVFDGFSASPEEALTMAVRAAKEWELGQKTEKKPTSAPTQQPFTPHPEATLVRTDAAWRKEDRKAGLGLTVKTARFEIRRKKPFCHVSSALVAEGLAIREALLFCREHGLKNISLESDSSQLIKALRSGEPLTDCMGSSRTSSISVAPLRL, encoded by the exons ATGGCGTGGATTGCGTGGTCTGACCTGGCTAAACCAAAAGCCTTgggaggtttggggtttagagaCTTTCAGAGATTTAATGAGGCGGCTTTAGCAAAGCTAAGTTGGAGGATTTTCGAAAAGCCTGATTCTCTACTGAGTAGAATATTAAAAGGGAAATATTACCCGGAGGGAGACATACTGAGTTGCCAACCGGTATCTGCTATCTCCCATGGTTGGAGAAGCGTTTTGGTGGGCAGAGACCTACTCATACAAAATCTGGGATGGGTTGTTGGAGATGGAAATGACATCAATATCTGGAGTGATCCCTGGCTAGATCACACTATGCAGTTGCGCCCGTATGGCCCTGCTCCTGCAGAGTACTCACACCTCACAGTCGCTGACCTGAGA TACGAGAACCTCATTCTCACCATCAAGCCAAGTCTAGCAAATGCACATGACCGTAAAGTCTGGCTGGGAACTAAATCTGGAACCTATACCTCAAAGTCGGGCTATTACTTTGCGACTGCAGTAGCAGAAGGAGAGGATGACACAAGAACAAATGCACACAGTCCCTGGTATAAGAATGTCTGGAACCTAAAAGCATCACCAAAAGTTAAGATGTTTGCTTGGAAAGTGCTGAAGAGAGCCGTACCA GTTTGGCGTGATGCCCCCTTCGCTACAAGCTTTGAACCTAGAGGAATAACAGATTTGGAGACCAGCTGGTCAGCTATATGCGCCACCCCCTGCTTGCCTCCTACAGGAATCATATCCAGCCAGCTAGGCCCTTGGATACTATGGATTCTgtggaaagaaagaaacagactTGTTTTTGATGGATTCTCTGCCTCGCCGGAAGAAGCTCTAACTATGGCAGTAAGAGCAGCAAAGGAATGGGAACTGGGACAGAAGACAGAGAAGAAGCCTACCAGCGCCCCCACGCAACAGCCTTTTACTCCGCACCCTGAAGCTACCTTAGTGCGTACGGATGCAGCTTGGAGAAAGGAAGATAGGAAGGCGGGTCTAGGTTTGACAGTAAAGACGGCAAGGTTCGAGATTCGAAGGAAAAAACCATTCTGTCATGTTTCATCAGCCCTAGTCGCAGAGGGACTAGCCATTCGCGAAGCTCTGCTCTTCTGTAGAGAACACGGTTTAAAGAACATTAGCTTGGAGTCTGACTCTTCACAGCTGATTAAAGCTTTACGCAGTGGAGAGCCCCTAACGGACTGCATGGGATCCTCTCGGACATCTTCAATCTCTGTAGCGCCCCTGAggctttga
- the LOC108831458 gene encoding uncharacterized protein LOC108831458, with protein MNSGHDPPDPPPPPSPNPIVVTLAYIQSSPGSPHQDVDLSPPSSSRNLTALKLQISSIPAGIPSTAAPSYAERFKASLRNLRKIFSPSFLEDGTLVVQAPESVLLSTADLWKDHLVAHFHGAIPPSKKIFDDLNPVWGKFGKITIRVTSETSCLIVIPSIQTREWVLQVGYWQAAHCAFSVSPWSPDGNLAPQDLESAPTWMFLRNVPTQLYSFDSISVIASGISEPLHTEKSRLDPYHFGNTKIKVEIDLHGVLLAEVEVRDSAGFSVRVKVEYPSLPPKCCNCGRFGHYLNRCLMPPQKNRQAGKSKIPLSEEGEIIEGTLPTPEVTVSGTTKPTTSRRKSRSRSRGKRKDLTAHDPRTGDVIASTPDKVASSIDPTPVVEPSLDPEIVIAANPASQTDPEHNAKVLEEEPWQIMHWNIREFNLRDRQRSVRSWILSQQPVVCVFLETHVREENAANIIQAVVPGWRFVNNYQEAEGGRNWVVWEPNVSVLVYKKSAQSITCGVFDRASGVAFTVLFVYAYNTEVQRRELWSEVIETCNMHVVYNQPTLVMGDFNQILTVEEHYSVSPFTLPVHGIVEFQECFNAQ; from the exons ATGAATAGCGGACATG ATCCGCCAGATCCACCACCTCCCCCATCTCCAAATCCAATCGTAGTCACTCTCGCCTATATTCAATCGTCTCCGGGTTCACCTCATCAGGATGTTGATTTGTCTCCTCCTTCCTCGAGTCGAAACCTAACAGCTTTGAAGCTCCAAATCTCCTCGATTCCTGCAGGAATCCCTTCCACCGCCGCACCTTCGTATGCTGAGCGGTTCAAGGCCTCCCTCAGGAATTTGCGAAAGATCTTCTCGCCGTCCTTTTTAGAAGATGGCACGCTGGTAGTTCAAGCGCCGGAGTCAGTATTGCTCAGCACCGCCGATCTGTGGAAGGACCACTTAGTGGCTCATTTTCACGGAGCAATTCCACCCTCGAAGAAAATTTTCGATGACCTGAATCCCGTTTGGGGGAAGTTTGGGAAGATCACGATTCGTGTAACATCGGAAACCTCATGTCTAATCGTTATCCCCTCAATCCAAACTCGCGAATGGGTTCTTCAAGTGGGCTACTGGCAAGCTGCCCATTGCGCTTTCTCTGTATCTCCGTGGTCACCCGACGGTAATTTGGCTCCGCAAGATCTCGAGTCCGCTCCCACTTGGATGTTTCTCCGGAACGTCCCTACTCAGCTATATTCGTTCGACAGCATTAGCGTAATAGCTAGTGGAATAAGCGAACCTCTTCACACGGAAAAATCAAGACTCGATCCTTATCACTTCGGCAATACAAAGATCAAAGTCGAAATCGATCTCCACGGAGTTCTTCTGGCTGAGGTAGAAGTCAGAGACTCAGCAGGCTTTTCAGTCAGGGTTAAGGTTGAATATCCCAGTCTTCCTCCGAAGTGCTGCAATTGTGGTCGGTTTGGTCACTATCTCAACCGCTGCTTAATGCCTCCTCAGAAGAATAGACAAGCCGGGAAG TCGAAGATTCCTCTCTCTGAGGAGGGTGAGATCATTGAGGGGACTCTCCCCACCCCTGAAGTCACAGTTTCGGGAACAACCAAACCGACTACGAGCAGGAGAAAGTCTCGCTCCCGGTCCAGAGGAAAGAGAAAGGACTTG ACAGCTCATGATCCTCGCACAGGGGATGTTATTGCAAGCACTCCTGACAAGGTAGCCTCTAGTATCGATCCAACTCCGGTCGTCGAGCCTTCCCTGGATCCAGAGATCGTCATTGCAGCTAATCCTGCCTCACAAACCGATCCTGAGCATAACGCTAAGGTCCTAGAAGAGGAGCCTTGGCAGATCATGCA TTGGAATATAAGGGAATTTAACCTTAGAGATCGTCAGAGATCAGTTAGAAGTTGGATTTTGTCTCAGCAGCCTGTAGTATGTGTTTTTTTGGAAACACACGTTAGAGAAGAGAATGCCGCTAATATTATTCAGGCAGTGGTTCCGGGTTGGAGGTTTGTGAATAACTACCAGGAAGCTGAAGGGGGTCGAAATTGGGTTGTATGGGAGCCGAACGTCTCAGTATTGGTCTACAAAAAATCTGCTCAGTCTATTACTTGCGGGGTGTTTGATCGAGCTTCCGGTGTGGCCTTCACAGTCTTATTCGTGTATGCTTATAACACGGAAGTGCAGAGGAGAGAACTCTGGTCTGAAGTGATTGAAACCTGTAATATGCATGTGGTTTATAATCAGCCTACCTTAGTGATGGGCGACTTTAATCAGATTCTTACAGTAGAAGAGCACTACTCCGTCAGTCCTTTCACTCTTCCGGTCCATGGCATTGTGGAGTTCCAGGAATGTTTTAACGCTCAGTGA
- the LOC108844250 gene encoding 50S ribosomal protein L3-1, chloroplastic: MAMTMASLSFPSPLHKTNLSSSLSLPSKASTFLTKPSPKRRTLTISMSMEAGIGVMASKLGMMSFFEPDGTVVPVTVVGFREGNIVTQVKTLATDGYDAVQVGYRRVRDKKLTKPETGHLEKAGVIPLRHLQEFRLTSVEGFEPNQRLVFDEIFKEGDLVDVAGTTIGKGFQGGIKRHNFKRGQMTHGSKSHRALGSIGAGTTPGRVYKGKKMPGRMGGTRTKIRKLRIVKVDKELNVVMIQGALPGKPGNLLRITPAKIVGVNIPKN; the protein is encoded by the coding sequence ATGGCGATGACAATGGCGTCTCTTTCCTTCCCATCTCCACTCCACAAAACAAACTTATCCTCCTCACTCTCCCTCCCATCGAAAGCCTCCACCTTTCTCACCAAACCCTCTCCCAAACGACGAACCCTCACAATCTCCATGTCCATGGAAGCCGGAATCGGCGTGATGGCCTCGAAGCTCGGCATGATGTCTTTCTTCGAGCCAGACGGAACCGTGGTCCCCGTGACCGTCGTCGGGTTCCGCGAAGGCAACATCGTGACCCAAGTCAAGACCTTAGCCACCGACGGATACGACGCCGTCCAGGTCGGGTACCGCCGCGTCCGCGACAAGAAGCTCACCAAGCCCGAGACGGGTCACCTCGAGAAGGCCGGCGTCATCCCCTTGCGGCATCTCCAGGAGTTCAGGCTCACGAGCGTCGAAGGGTTCGAGCCGAACCAGAGGCTCGTCTTCGACGAGATTTTCAAGGAAGGGGATCTTGTCGACGTGGCGGGGACGACGATTGGGAAAGGGTTTCAGGGTGGGATTAAGAGGCATAATTTCAAGAGAGGGCAGATGACTCATGGTTCCAAGAGTCATCGTGCTTTGGGTTCGATTGGTGCCGGGACGACTCCTGGGAGGGTTTATAAAGGGAAGAAGATGCCTGGGAGGATGGGTGGGACGAGGACGAAGATTAGGAAGCTTAGGATTGTTAAGGTTGATAAGGAGTTGAATGTTGTTATGATCCAAGGTGCTTTGCCTGGTAAGCCTGGGAATCTCCTCCGTATTACTCCCGCTAAGATCGTTGGAGTTAATATCCCCAAGAACTAG